In Pedosphaera parvula Ellin514, the sequence GAGCCCAATGAGAAATACGGCGGCAAGGCCGCAAACAAATCCAATTAGAAACTCTCTTCGGTTTCGCATCATACTGTTTCCGGGATGTTTTATTAACAATCCTCTTCCTGGCTATCGGCGAGTCTGAGTGGCTTGCAGGCGAAGCACGCTTCGACTTTCCTTATTTCCCCCCTCCGACATAACATTCGCCATCTATCAGCTGCCGCTCTATTGGGGTATTGGCCTTACCTTGCCCGTGCTGTTCCATTGTGCATGGGTCCTTTCTCTCCGATCGGGTGGGAACTTCGCCGTGCTTGAGGCTGCCAGCCGTTTGTTTATTCCAAAAATTGGAGCGGGACTGAGGTTTGCTTACACCCGGCTGGTCGATGATATTGCTTTTGGCTATACCTATGCAGATTAGTCCAAACCTGATCCACCAAGCGTCTGCGTATGAAACTGGTTCCGGTTAAAGTTGAGTGCCACGCCGAAGCAAAAGGCGATGAGCTGCCTCGCCTCTTTGTTTGGGAACAAGAAGCAATCGGGGTGGGAGACGTGGTTGACCGCTGGTATCAAGTCGAGGGCAAACCGGAGTGGCCCCGAGCCAATTATTTCAAAGTGCGAGGCATGGACAACCACGAATACCTGCTGAAACATGATCTTGAGTCGGGTGAATGGTACCTCGGTAAACAGTGGTGATGTAATGTAATACACAGACTTTATTCCCAGGGAGAAAATGTCCGCGACAGATTGAAAACAGCCCGGACAAACTTAACCGTTGTCACGATCCTTGCTTGGCTTTTACTCCTTCTGACGGGTATTCAATGTGCAGGGATGGAACTGGAACGCAGGATTATGGACAGTGATAGGTTTATGACAGTCCAAAGTTTACGCGAATGGTGGAGGGCAGATGCGTTTTCGTTGATAATGCATCGTAAGCCAGTTCGGAAACCGGCGCTCCGGGACCCAGTATGATGGGGCGATCTGAAAGCGCCATTTTCCCTCTGCACTGCGAAATGAAGGTGGGGTTGAGTCGTGGTTGGCGTACGCGAGTGGGGCAGTTAGAGAGGGGAAATTGCGGACGATGTCAGTGCGGCGCGCACGGAGTGACGCGCCCGACCACGAGCCTGGCGGTAGGAGTGCAATCGCGGGTCGCGTGCGCGAGTGAGGGCGAAGGACTAAAATACTTCTAATATTAGGTAGATATATGTTGACTGAGTTAGTGTTGTTAGGAGATAGTAATGCACAAATTAGAGGTTAATGAGCGATGCAGAGCATCTTGGAGCTATGAAAAACTTACTTAAAAATGCTGGATTGAGCTTCAACCCTTTTACCAAAGACTTAGGGCGAGAGGGAGGAAGCCTGATCGACGGGTACTTTAAGGAACTGAAAAACCGTGAGTTAATGGGAGTTGTCGGGAGCTAACGTGAGTTAACGGGACATCTTTTATTTTTGAATTTCGAATGAGAGCCAGATCGCAAGTTGTCAGCTGTTTGTCGTCCGTAGTCCCTTGTGGGAAGTCGCTTTCCAATTCGGCATGCGCGGGTGGTTCGGACGGTATCGGAAGCCATCGGACGGTATCGGAAGGTATCGGAAGGTTAAAAAATTTCACATGGCCATTGGCGCAAAAATGGAATTGGTTTTTTATTGAGAACTAAGGATTTGTGATGGTTTTTGAAATCCAAAAATGGCAGGAAGAAAGCTGGATTTCCCGCCTGAGCACTTGATAACCTTGCGGATAGCTTTAGAATTCGAAGTTCGAAATTTGCAATTGGATTGAATTATGGCCGGTCATAGTAAATGGGCAAAGGTAAAGACCTTCAAAGGTGCGATTGACGCCAAACGGGGCAAGATCTTCGCCAAGTTGGCGAAGGAAATCAGCATTGCCGCCAAAGCTGGCGGCGGTGATCCGGATATGAATCCCCGCTTGCGCATGGCACTGCTCAGATCCCGTGGCGCAAACATGCCGAATGAGAATATCGAGCGGGCGATCAAGAAGGGCACGGGAGGCGGTGAGACGGGCAATTTCGAAGATTTAACGTATGAGGTTTATGGTCCTAATGGCGTGGCCATGCTCATTGAGTTGAGCACTGATAATCGCAATCGAACCGCAGCGGAAATACGCAGTCTGCTGACCAAAGGCTGGAGGAGCGATTGCCACTGCCGGCTCCGTGAGTCGATTGTTTCAGCGTAAAGGGCAGATGATTATTTCGCGTGAGGGAGCCAGCGAAGATAGTGTGATGGAAGTGGCGCTTGAAGCCGGGGCGGAAGATTTTAAAGCCGAGCCTGAAGGATTTGAGGTTCTGACCGACCCGGGCCATTTCGAGCCGGTCCACAAGGCGCTCGAAGCCAAAGGTATTAAGTGCGCTTCGGCACAGGTGACCTATATCCCCAGCCTGACAGTTCCGCTGAGCGATCCAGGTGCGGTGTCCGCCGTGACCAAGTTGACGGACGCCCTGGAGGACCATGACGACGTGAAGGAACTTTATTCCACCGCGAATTCACGGAGGATGCCGGGTTGAAATTGGCGGTCGTCGAGTTGCCACTACATGATTATAATTCGCACCGCGGGAGCCGAAGGACGAGGATTCCATAATGGAACTTGCGCGGAAGTTCGCCACTTCATTCGAGGTGGAGAGAAAAGCCTTTGCAAATTCCTTTGCAAATCTGCTGTCGGCCGGCGATGCCCATCTCTCCGTTGCAGAGTTGGAAAATAAGACGGTCGGTTACGTTTTGGGTTTTGATCATTTTACTTTTTTTGCCAACGGGCGCGTGGCGTGGGTTGAGGAAATCATGGTGCTGGAGGATTTCCGCCGACAGGGCATTGGCAAATTACTGATGGAAGATTTTGAGCAGTGGGCCTCCCTGCGAGGCTCGAAGTTGATTGCCCTGGCCACTCGCAGGGCCTCGTCCTTTTACCAGGCTTTGGGCTATGATGAGTCGGCTGTCTACTTTAGAAAGCGCTTATGAATATTCCAGCCCAATATCAGGTTAGATGCGGCGAATTTAAAAATCGTGTTCGCTTTTTGTTTGGGGATACTGATTCGATTGTTTGTGTTTGTATTAAATGAATTCGTTAGGTGACACATTATTTGGCAGGGCATTGGGCCGGTTGGCAGACGCCATCGCGCGGCATCGCTGGCTTTTCCTGTGGCCACAGTTCTTCCTGTTTGGCCTGTGTGTCCTATACACGGTTTTCCATCTGCAATTTGATGTCAGTCGCGATAACCTTGTCGGTTCGGATAAAAAGTATCATCAGAATTACCTGAAATTTAAGAAGGAATTTCCCACTCAGGACGATCTCGTGACGGTCGTGGAGAGTGAGAACATGGACAAAAACCGCCAATTTGTGGAGCGATTGGGAGCGAAGCTCGAGGCGGAAACAAATCTCTTCACGGATGTTTTTTACAAGGGTGATCCCACCATGATGGGTTCCAAGGCGCTTTTGTTCTTCCCGGAAAAGGATCTGAAGGAGCTGCGGGTGATGCTCTCGGATTACATTCCCTTCATCAACAAATTCACCCAGGCAACCAACATGTCATCGCTCTTTGCGATGATCAATTACGAGTTCCTGCATGCGAAGCGCGAGGCTAATGCTGAGAATGAGGCCATGGTGAAGGCCGTGCCGATGCTGGATCGCATCGTCAAGGAAGCCACCAGCAGCTTGCAACGTCCGGGCGCGCCGGTTTCCCCGGCCATCTACGCTCTCTTCGATGCCGGCAACGAAGCGGAACAGCAAATTTATATCACCTATGATAAAGGCCGGGTTTACCTGGTGACGGCCCGCGCCAAAACCGAGGAACTCAATGGTGACGCCGTGGATCGACTTCGGACTTTGGTTGCGCAAACAGAACGCGAAGTGCCGGGCCTGAACGTGGGCGTCACGGGTGAACCGGTGTTGGAGCACGACGAGATGGGGCAGTCTCAGAAGGATTCCATGGTTGCGAGCATTGTTTCACTGATTCTCTGCGCGGCAATCTTCATTTATGGTTACCAGGAAACGGGGCGTCCGCTCAAGGCCACGCTCTGTTTGATCATCGGCCTGGGCTACACCATGGGCTTTACCACGCTGGTGGTCGGCCATCTCAATATTCTCACCATCACTTTTGTTCCGATTCTTATTGGTTTGG encodes:
- a CDS encoding GNAT family N-acetyltransferase, whose translation is MELARKFATSFEVERKAFANSFANLLSAGDAHLSVAELENKTVGYVLGFDHFTFFANGRVAWVEEIMVLEDFRRQGIGKLLMEDFEQWASLRGSKLIALATRRASSFYQALGYDESAVYFRKRL